One stretch of Pseudomonas azotoformans DNA includes these proteins:
- a CDS encoding EAL domain-containing protein, which yields MPRLPTVLLLSLLTWTATAGALTLTDDERGWLADHQELRLGVDASWPPFEYRDEEGRYQGLAADYVRLIQDRLGIRVKLIEPVNWSAVLELARNNQLDLLPGIMSTPERQGYMAFTRPYLDFPIVILAHEGGAKPRNLKDLYGLKIAVVENYAPHELLRTHHPDLNLVAMPNVSSTLQALATDEVDAVVGDLASSVWSLRQLKLDGLYVSGETPYRYQLAMGVPRDNKMLVGILDKVMADLSPQETDAIQQHWVGSFTDHRTFWTDLLTYGLPTVLLLSTVLAVVIRINRRLSSEISRRVALEQELRSSEYHYRGLVESLSAIAWEASVTDFTYSYVSPHAEELLGYPRAHWLIPGFWRNIIHPADLLRAESYCQRETRANRDHSVDYRVITADNRCLWVRDIVSLIEHGHEPVLRGLMIDISEAKRTEEALQLSEQKFASVFQQCPDILVIARLSDGCLLEVNKAFEDQVGLTAEQVVGKTATELNIWGIQGVGPDLLQRVQTTSIRNLEMPFLRSNGQAFTGLISAEPFQLDTTEAIVVVVRDITQLKETQQQLQTSEEKFAKAFHASPDGLLLSRQRDGLLIEVNDGFSRITGFNSAASLDQSTLDLGIWVDLNERKHMLELMQRDGFVRDFICHIRRSDGQIRLCELSSRPLPIGDDDCMLTIARDITERQLMQEKLQQAATVFESTAEGVLITDTRQNISAVNRAFSEITGYSEAEALGSTPRLLASGLHDSAFYAAMWHQLTAQGHWQGEISNRRKNGELYPSWLTISAVRNRDQLITHFVAVFADISSLKLAQARLDYQAHHDPLTGLPNRTLFESRLQAALNGHQETGKQGAVLFLDLDRFKHINDSLGHPIGDLLLKDIAVRLKEQLRDIDTVARLGGDEFIILLPGLQHANDAQNLANKLLACFTPPFQAGEHEFFISASIGTSLYPQDGTDVATLVKNADAAMYRSKAKGRNRVERYTRDLTAQANERVALEHELRRAIERDELSLYYQPKLSLMTQELIGAEALIRWHHPTFGDVPPEHFIALAEENGMILQIGDWVLEQACRQLHAWQGTFEEFGPLSVNLAGAQLRHPGLLARIEQLLRDYQLDPGCLQLEITENFIMSQAEEALEVLHQLKDLGVQLAIDDFGTGYSSLSYLKRLPLDFLKIDQSFVRGLPDDPHDAAIVRAIIALGHSMQFTIIAEGVENPAQQAFLAAEGCEQMQGYIVSLPLPPELFAATFLRMSIEDFSDGTVGKPSL from the coding sequence ATGCCCAGATTGCCGACTGTGTTACTGCTGTCGCTGCTGACCTGGACCGCAACGGCTGGCGCGTTGACTCTCACTGATGATGAGCGTGGCTGGTTGGCGGACCATCAGGAGCTGCGCCTGGGGGTGGACGCGTCATGGCCGCCCTTTGAATACCGTGACGAAGAGGGCCGCTACCAAGGCTTGGCGGCCGATTACGTGCGCCTGATCCAGGACCGCCTGGGCATACGGGTCAAGCTGATCGAACCGGTGAACTGGAGCGCGGTGTTGGAGCTGGCCCGCAACAACCAGCTCGACCTGCTGCCCGGCATCATGTCCACGCCCGAACGCCAAGGTTACATGGCGTTCACTCGCCCGTACCTGGACTTCCCCATCGTCATCCTGGCCCACGAAGGCGGGGCCAAACCGCGCAACCTGAAGGACCTCTATGGGCTGAAGATTGCCGTGGTGGAGAACTACGCGCCTCATGAACTGCTGCGCACTCACCACCCCGACCTCAACCTGGTGGCCATGCCGAATGTCAGCTCAACGCTGCAAGCCCTGGCCACGGACGAAGTGGATGCGGTCGTCGGTGACCTCGCCTCAAGCGTCTGGAGCCTGCGCCAACTCAAGCTCGACGGCTTGTACGTCAGCGGAGAAACACCCTACCGCTACCAACTGGCGATGGGCGTACCACGCGACAACAAAATGCTGGTGGGCATCCTGGACAAGGTAATGGCCGACCTCAGCCCGCAGGAAACCGACGCGATCCAGCAACATTGGGTCGGCAGCTTTACCGACCATCGCACCTTCTGGACCGACTTGCTGACTTACGGCCTGCCCACAGTGTTGCTGCTGAGTACGGTGCTGGCCGTGGTGATCCGGATCAATCGCCGGCTCAGCTCGGAAATCTCCCGCCGCGTAGCCCTCGAACAGGAGCTGCGCAGCAGCGAGTACCACTATCGTGGCCTGGTAGAGAGCTTGTCCGCGATCGCCTGGGAAGCCAGCGTCACCGATTTCACCTACAGCTACGTATCACCCCACGCCGAGGAACTGCTGGGCTACCCCCGCGCCCACTGGCTGATTCCGGGCTTCTGGCGCAACATCATTCACCCCGCCGACCTGCTTCGCGCCGAATCCTACTGCCAACGCGAAACCCGCGCCAACCGCGACCACAGCGTTGATTACCGGGTTATCACCGCCGACAACCGTTGCTTGTGGGTGCGTGACATCGTCAGCCTGATCGAACACGGCCATGAGCCCGTACTGCGTGGTTTGATGATCGATATCAGCGAGGCCAAGCGTACCGAAGAGGCCTTGCAACTGTCTGAGCAGAAATTTGCCTCGGTGTTCCAGCAATGCCCGGACATCCTGGTGATCGCGCGGCTGTCCGATGGCTGCCTGCTGGAGGTGAACAAAGCGTTCGAGGACCAGGTCGGGCTGACGGCCGAACAGGTCGTGGGTAAAACCGCTACCGAGCTGAACATCTGGGGCATCCAGGGCGTAGGCCCCGACCTGCTGCAGCGAGTGCAGACCACCAGCATCCGCAACCTGGAAATGCCCTTCCTGCGCAGTAATGGCCAAGCCTTCACCGGGCTGATTTCCGCCGAACCGTTTCAACTCGATACCACGGAGGCCATCGTGGTGGTGGTGCGGGACATCACCCAACTCAAGGAAACCCAGCAACAGCTGCAGACCTCCGAAGAGAAATTCGCCAAGGCCTTCCACGCCTCCCCCGACGGCTTGCTGCTGAGCCGACAGCGCGATGGCCTGCTGATTGAAGTGAACGACGGTTTCAGCCGGATCACAGGCTTCAACAGCGCCGCGTCGCTCGATCAATCCACCTTGGACCTGGGCATCTGGGTAGACCTCAACGAACGCAAACACATGCTGGAACTGATGCAGCGCGATGGGTTTGTGCGTGACTTTATCTGCCACATACGCCGCAGCGATGGCCAGATCCGCCTGTGTGAGCTATCCAGCCGTCCGCTGCCGATTGGCGACGACGACTGCATGCTGACCATCGCCCGAGACATCACCGAACGCCAACTGATGCAGGAAAAACTGCAACAAGCCGCCACCGTGTTCGAGAGCACGGCCGAAGGTGTGTTGATCACCGACACCCGACAGAACATCAGCGCCGTCAACCGTGCCTTCAGCGAAATCACCGGTTACAGCGAGGCTGAAGCCCTCGGCAGCACCCCGCGCCTGCTCGCTTCCGGGCTGCATGACAGCGCGTTTTATGCGGCGATGTGGCACCAATTGACCGCCCAAGGGCACTGGCAAGGCGAGATATCCAATCGTCGCAAGAACGGCGAGTTGTACCCCAGCTGGCTGACCATCAGTGCCGTGCGCAACCGCGACCAGTTGATCACGCATTTCGTCGCGGTGTTCGCCGACATTTCCAGCCTCAAACTGGCCCAGGCCCGCCTCGACTACCAGGCGCATCACGACCCTTTGACCGGCTTGCCCAACCGCACGCTGTTCGAAAGTCGACTGCAGGCCGCCCTCAACGGCCACCAGGAAACCGGCAAACAAGGCGCCGTGCTGTTTCTTGACCTGGACCGTTTCAAACACATCAACGACAGCCTCGGCCACCCGATCGGCGACCTGCTGCTCAAAGACATCGCCGTACGCCTCAAGGAGCAACTGCGCGACATCGACACCGTGGCACGCCTGGGCGGCGACGAATTCATCATTCTGCTCCCCGGCCTGCAGCACGCCAACGACGCCCAGAATCTGGCCAATAAACTGCTGGCCTGCTTTACACCGCCGTTCCAGGCCGGTGAGCACGAGTTCTTTATCAGCGCCAGCATCGGCACCAGCCTCTACCCGCAGGACGGCACCGACGTCGCCACGCTGGTCAAGAACGCCGACGCGGCGATGTACCGCTCCAAGGCCAAGGGGCGCAACCGGGTCGAACGCTACACCCGCGACCTCACTGCTCAGGCCAACGAACGCGTGGCACTGGAACACGAACTGCGCCGCGCCATCGAGCGCGATGAACTGAGCCTTTACTACCAACCCAAACTGAGCTTGATGACCCAGGAACTGATCGGCGCCGAAGCGCTGATTCGTTGGCATCACCCCACCTTTGGCGACGTGCCACCGGAACACTTCATCGCCCTGGCCGAAGAGAACGGCATGATCCTGCAGATCGGTGATTGGGTGCTGGAACAGGCCTGCCGACAACTGCACGCCTGGCAAGGCACGTTCGAGGAGTTCGGCCCACTGTCGGTGAACCTGGCCGGCGCCCAATTGCGTCACCCCGGCTTGCTGGCGCGCATCGAACAGCTATTGCGCGACTACCAACTCGACCCGGGCTGCCTGCAACTGGAGATCACCGAAAACTTCATCATGAGCCAGGCCGAAGAAGCGCTGGAAGTGCTGCACCAACTCAAAGACTTGGGTGTACAACTGGCCATTGATGACTTCGGCACCGGCTACTCCTCCCTCAGCTACCTCAAGCGCCTACCGTTGGACTTTCTGAAGATCGACCAATCCTTTGTCCGCGGCCTGCCCGACGACCCCCACGACGCCGCCATCGTGCGCGCCATCATCGCCCTGGGCCACAGCATGCAATTCACCATCATCGCCGAAGGCGTGGAGAACCCCGCGCAACAAGCCTTCCTTGCCGCCGAAGGCTGCGAACAGATGCAAGGCTACATCGTCAGCCTGCCGCTACCGCCGGAGCTTTTTGCTGCTACGTTTCTTCGTATGAGCATTGAGGATTTTTCGGATGGCACAGTGGGGAAACCATCGTTATAA
- a CDS encoding VOC family protein, translated as MKLAPFHLAIPVYDLAAARHFYGEVFGLEEGRSSDHWVDFNFFGHQLVIHEHPKTASQESAHTNAVDGHNVPVPHFGVVLSWEDWHALAERLQARQTCFVLEPHIRFKGQVGEQATLFLFDPCGNALEFKAFRDIGQLFAK; from the coding sequence ATGAAACTCGCCCCTTTCCACCTGGCAATCCCGGTATACGACCTGGCCGCTGCGCGGCATTTCTACGGTGAAGTCTTTGGCCTTGAAGAAGGACGCTCAAGCGATCATTGGGTCGACTTCAACTTCTTCGGCCACCAACTGGTGATCCACGAACACCCTAAGACTGCCTCTCAGGAATCGGCGCACACCAACGCAGTCGACGGCCACAACGTCCCCGTGCCGCATTTTGGCGTGGTGCTGAGTTGGGAAGACTGGCATGCCCTGGCGGAACGCTTGCAGGCCCGGCAAACCTGCTTCGTGCTGGAGCCGCATATTCGCTTCAAGGGGCAGGTGGGGGAGCAGGCGACGTTGTTTCTGTTTGATCCGTGCGGGAACGCGCTGGAGTTCAAGGCGTTCAGGGATATTGGGCAGTTGTTTGCGAAATGA
- a CDS encoding LysR family transcriptional regulator translates to MLRELKTFIAVTRHGTFAAAGMHIGLTQSAVSAQIRQLEQALGVPLFDRTGRQATLNAAGLRALPLAREILETFNRMAVPVDANEYRGELKVGAITTAQTGLLPQALVRLRQAAPTVECKLVPGVSLELLSRVDAGELDSAIIIRPPFDLPKELHVQVLRKEPFALIVPHTLAGDDPLQLLATQPHVRYDRASFGGRLVSRFLKEHKLDVQVALELDELEAIVKMVECGLGVSLIPQAGLWLERSPNVRIIPLGSRTFYREIILLSRYSQRHLPVPQLFTRCLFADANL, encoded by the coding sequence ATGCTGCGTGAATTGAAGACGTTTATTGCCGTCACTCGTCACGGCACATTTGCGGCGGCGGGCATGCATATCGGGCTGACGCAGTCGGCGGTGAGTGCGCAGATTCGTCAATTGGAGCAGGCGCTCGGTGTGCCGTTGTTCGACCGTACCGGGCGCCAGGCCACGTTGAATGCTGCGGGTTTGCGTGCCTTGCCGTTGGCCAGGGAGATCCTGGAGACCTTCAACCGCATGGCGGTGCCGGTGGATGCCAACGAGTATCGGGGTGAGTTGAAGGTGGGCGCCATTACCACCGCGCAAACCGGTTTGTTGCCTCAGGCACTGGTGCGTTTGCGTCAGGCGGCGCCAACGGTGGAGTGCAAGCTGGTACCCGGCGTGTCCCTGGAGTTGTTGAGCCGGGTGGACGCCGGTGAACTGGACTCGGCGATCATCATCCGCCCGCCCTTCGACCTGCCCAAGGAACTGCACGTGCAGGTGCTGCGCAAGGAGCCGTTCGCGCTGATCGTGCCTCACACGTTGGCGGGTGATGACCCGTTGCAGTTGCTCGCGACGCAGCCGCATGTGCGCTATGACCGTGCTTCCTTTGGCGGTCGCCTGGTCAGCCGATTCCTGAAGGAACATAAACTCGACGTGCAGGTAGCATTGGAGTTGGATGAGCTGGAAGCCATCGTCAAGATGGTCGAATGCGGCCTGGGCGTATCGCTGATTCCTCAAGCCGGGTTGTGGCTGGAGCGCTCGCCCAACGTGCGAATCATCCCATTGGGCAGCCGGACCTTTTACCGCGAAATCATCCTGCTGAGCCGCTACAGTCAACGCCACCTGCCCGTACCGCAACTGTTCACCCGCTGCCTGTTCGCCGACGCCAACCTGTAA
- a CDS encoding Lrp/AsnC family transcriptional regulator, whose product MPALDEIDRQLIAALQINARESVAMLARQLGIARTTVTSRLARLEKTQVITGYGVRLGQRVVDGGLQAYVGITVQARSGKEVLRRLSAMAQVQQLCAVSGEFDYVAWLRTDSPEQLDQLLDQIGSVDGVEKTTTSIILSNKLDRGQPI is encoded by the coding sequence TTGCCCGCCCTAGATGAAATCGACCGCCAACTGATCGCCGCCCTGCAGATCAACGCCCGCGAAAGCGTGGCCATGCTCGCCCGGCAGTTGGGCATCGCGCGCACCACGGTGACGTCGCGCCTGGCGCGCCTGGAGAAAACCCAGGTGATCACCGGTTATGGCGTGCGCCTCGGGCAGCGGGTGGTCGATGGTGGTTTGCAGGCTTATGTGGGCATCACCGTACAAGCGCGCTCGGGCAAAGAGGTGTTGCGCCGGTTGAGTGCCATGGCCCAGGTGCAGCAGTTGTGCGCGGTGAGTGGCGAGTTTGATTATGTGGCCTGGCTGCGCACGGATTCGCCGGAGCAGTTGGACCAATTACTGGACCAGATTGGCAGCGTCGACGGCGTGGAGAAAACCACCACGTCGATCATCCTCAGTAACAAATTGGATCGCGGCCAACCAATCTGA
- a CDS encoding flavin monoamine oxidase family protein — translation MNTSNKNNRHPADGKKPITIFGPDFPFAFDDWIEHPAGLGSIPAANHGAEVAIVGAGIAGLVAAYELMKLGLKPVVYEASKMGGRLRSQAFEGAEGIIAELGGMRFPVSSTAFYHYVDKLGLETKPFPNPLTPASGSTVIDLEGQTHYAQKLSDLPVLFQEVADAWADALEAGSQFGDIQQAIRDRDVPRLKELWNKLVPLWDDRTFYDFVATSKAFAKLSFLHREVFGQVGFGTGGWDSDFPNSMLEIFRVVMTNCDDHQHLVVGGVAQVPMGIWRHVPERCAHWPAGTSLSSLHRGAPRAGVKRIAHAADGRFAVTDNYGDTREYAAVLTTCQSWLLTTQIECDESLFSQKIWMALDRTRYMQSSKTFVMVDRPFWKDKDPETGRDLMSMTLTDRLTRGTYLFDNGDDKPGVICLSYSWMSDALKMLPQPIDKRVKLALDALKKIYPKVDIKARIIGDPITVSWEADPHFLGAFKGALPGHYRYNQRMYAHFMQKDMPAEQRGIFIAGDDVSWTPAWVEGAVQTSLNAVWGIMTHFGGSTHPENPGPGDVFDEIGPIALAD, via the coding sequence ATGAACACGTCCAACAAAAACAATCGCCACCCTGCAGACGGTAAAAAACCCATCACCATCTTTGGCCCGGACTTCCCGTTCGCCTTCGATGACTGGATCGAACACCCCGCCGGCCTGGGCAGCATCCCCGCCGCCAACCATGGTGCCGAAGTGGCGATCGTCGGGGCCGGCATCGCGGGCCTGGTGGCCGCTTACGAGCTGATGAAACTGGGCCTCAAGCCGGTGGTGTACGAAGCCTCGAAAATGGGCGGTCGCCTGCGCTCCCAAGCCTTTGAAGGTGCCGAAGGTATCATCGCCGAGTTGGGCGGCATGCGCTTTCCGGTGTCATCGACGGCGTTCTACCACTATGTGGACAAGCTCGGCCTGGAAACCAAACCCTTCCCCAACCCGCTGACCCCGGCCTCCGGCAGCACGGTCATCGACCTCGAAGGCCAGACCCACTACGCGCAAAAACTCTCCGACCTGCCGGTACTGTTCCAGGAAGTCGCGGACGCCTGGGCCGATGCGCTGGAAGCCGGTTCACAGTTCGGCGATATCCAACAGGCTATCCGCGACCGCGACGTGCCGCGCCTCAAAGAGCTGTGGAACAAGCTGGTGCCGCTGTGGGACGACCGCACCTTCTACGACTTCGTCGCCACCTCCAAGGCGTTCGCCAAGCTGTCGTTCCTGCACCGTGAAGTCTTCGGCCAGGTGGGTTTCGGCACCGGCGGCTGGGACTCGGATTTCCCCAACTCGATGCTGGAAATCTTCCGCGTGGTGATGACCAACTGCGACGACCACCAACACCTGGTGGTCGGCGGCGTAGCCCAGGTGCCGATGGGCATCTGGCGCCATGTACCGGAGCGTTGCGCCCACTGGCCGGCCGGCACCAGCCTGAGTTCACTGCATCGCGGCGCCCCACGCGCGGGCGTCAAACGCATTGCCCACGCCGCCGATGGCCGTTTCGCCGTCACCGACAACTATGGCGACACCCGCGAATACGCCGCCGTGCTGACCACCTGCCAAAGCTGGCTGCTGACCACCCAGATCGAATGCGACGAGAGCCTGTTCTCGCAAAAAATCTGGATGGCCCTGGACCGCACACGCTACATGCAGTCATCAAAAACCTTCGTGATGGTCGACCGCCCGTTCTGGAAGGACAAAGACCCGGAAACCGGCCGCGACCTCATGAGTATGACCCTCACCGACCGCCTGACCCGTGGCACCTACCTGTTCGATAACGGCGACGATAAGCCGGGGGTGATCTGCCTGTCGTACTCGTGGATGAGCGACGCCCTGAAAATGCTGCCGCAGCCCATCGACAAGCGAGTGAAGCTGGCCCTCGATGCGCTGAAAAAGATCTACCCGAAAGTCGATATCAAGGCGCGCATTATCGGCGATCCGATCACCGTGTCCTGGGAAGCCGACCCGCATTTCCTCGGGGCCTTCAAGGGCGCGTTGCCGGGTCACTATCGCTATAACCAGCGTATGTATGCACACTTCATGCAGAAGGACATGCCCGCCGAACAACGTGGGATATTTATCGCCGGTGATGATGTGTCCTGGACGCCTGCCTGGGTCGAAGGCGCCGTGCAAACCTCGCTGAACGCGGTGTGGGGCATCATGACCCACTTTGGTGGCAGCACTCACCCCGAGAACCCAGGGCCGGGTGATGTGTTCGATGAGATCGGACCAATCGCCCTGGCAGATTAA
- a CDS encoding carbon-nitrogen hydrolase family protein produces MRVALYQCPPLPLDVAGNLTRLHQLAHEASDADVLVLPEMFLSGYNIGAEAVGALAEAQDGPSAQAIAELAKSAGLAILYGYPERAEDGQIYNAVQLIDANGQRLCNYRKTHLFGDLDHSMFSAGEDDFPLVELNGWKLGFLICYDLEFPENTRRLALAGAELILVPTANMVPFDFVADVTVRARAFENQCYVAYANYCGHEGEIQYCGQSSIAAPNGQRIAQAGLDEALIVGELERQSLLDARSANHYLQDRRPELYGALHKP; encoded by the coding sequence ATGCGCGTCGCCTTGTACCAATGCCCGCCGCTGCCGCTGGATGTGGCCGGCAACCTCACGCGCTTGCATCAACTGGCGCATGAGGCCTCCGATGCCGATGTGCTGGTGCTGCCGGAGATGTTCCTCAGCGGCTACAACATCGGTGCCGAAGCCGTTGGCGCCTTGGCCGAGGCGCAGGATGGGCCGTCGGCGCAGGCGATTGCCGAACTGGCCAAAAGCGCCGGGCTGGCGATTCTGTACGGTTACCCGGAGCGGGCCGAGGATGGTCAGATCTACAACGCCGTGCAGTTGATCGACGCTAACGGCCAGCGCCTGTGCAACTACCGCAAGACCCATCTGTTCGGCGACCTGGACCATTCGATGTTCAGCGCTGGCGAGGATGATTTCCCGCTGGTAGAACTCAACGGCTGGAAGCTCGGTTTCCTGATCTGCTATGACCTGGAATTCCCGGAAAACACCCGGCGCCTGGCCCTGGCTGGCGCCGAGTTGATCCTGGTGCCCACTGCCAACATGGTGCCGTTCGACTTTGTCGCCGATGTCACCGTGCGGGCGCGGGCCTTTGAAAACCAGTGCTATGTGGCCTACGCCAATTACTGCGGGCACGAAGGCGAGATCCAGTACTGCGGGCAGAGCAGCATTGCCGCGCCGAATGGACAGCGTATTGCCCAGGCCGGCCTGGACGAAGCGCTGATTGTCGGGGAGTTGGAGCGCCAATCGCTCCTCGACGCCCGCAGTGCCAATCATTACCTGCAAGATCGCCGCCCCGAGTTGTACGGCGCGCTGCACAAGCCCTGA
- the pqqF gene encoding pyrroloquinoline quinone biosynthesis protein PqqF encodes MPAPAHPHHLHLTLANGLRVSLRHAPRLKRCAAVLRVAAGSHDVPLAWPGLAHFLEHLLFLGTARFPTSEGLMAYVQRHGGQVNASTRERTTDFFFELPDATFAGGLERLADMLTHPRLALEDQLREREVLHAEFIAWSQDTQAQQQVALLEGLAADHPLRGFHAGNRDSLPVERETFQQDLREFHTQYYQSGQMTLSLAGPLSLEALEGLAQRFSEQLTSGPLRPQSVPPALMPGQAQHYQHIAKDHLHQVFTCDAPREALEFLCTWLNASAPGGLLSELKARHLASALQASVLYHFAGQTVLDIDITLSGPAESATQVEALLYDWLSFFAHSDWAALREEFALLAARQQQTQGALALARNDRQDLSEQDVVALKALLESLRLPPSEHPWQLPPNNPFLRPPVKEERAGLIRGQTSAHRGLRTFAQDRSRGRRDASALAFSQALPDDGDEGALYLQWQSAPTGQESALQSLRENARQAGVEVSFDDLGSHRLVKLVGLQEPIPAILEVLAQCLSDPQEAQAASPPMIAIRELLKSLPACCAATPCEPASWATARWQGLGLGFSAALEAAIKTAAARLPGQPASLNHVAPSLGGQRIWHAVQTDSTEAALLLFCPAPSQSLADEAAWRLLCHLLQAPFYQRLRVELQIGYAVFCGIRQINGQTGLLFGVQSPSLSLEGIADHLQTFLQQLPALIDSRDDLDNQTLAEQFSTQALPNAQAAELLWHAHLAGHPSEYLAQLQTQIRTCTRAELQRAAEQLNDAAGGWRCIGNGPRISTTWQAAG; translated from the coding sequence ATGCCTGCGCCGGCCCACCCTCACCACCTTCACCTGACCCTGGCCAATGGCCTGCGGGTTTCCTTGCGTCATGCCCCACGATTGAAGCGTTGCGCCGCCGTGCTGAGGGTGGCGGCCGGCAGCCATGATGTGCCGTTGGCGTGGCCGGGGCTGGCGCATTTTCTGGAGCATTTGCTGTTTCTCGGGACCGCACGCTTTCCCACAAGCGAAGGGTTGATGGCCTACGTGCAACGCCATGGGGGCCAAGTCAATGCCAGCACCCGTGAACGCACCACGGACTTCTTCTTCGAACTGCCGGATGCCACGTTTGCCGGGGGTCTGGAGCGCTTGGCCGATATGCTGACCCATCCGCGCCTGGCGTTGGAGGATCAGTTGCGCGAACGCGAGGTGCTGCACGCGGAGTTTATCGCCTGGTCTCAAGACACCCAGGCGCAGCAGCAGGTCGCGTTGCTGGAAGGACTTGCAGCTGACCACCCGCTGCGCGGCTTTCATGCAGGCAACCGCGACAGCCTGCCAGTTGAGCGTGAGACCTTTCAGCAAGACTTGCGGGAATTTCACACGCAGTACTATCAGAGTGGGCAGATGACCTTGAGCCTGGCCGGCCCACTATCGCTGGAGGCACTGGAAGGCTTGGCACAGCGGTTCAGTGAACAGCTGACCTCAGGGCCCCTGCGCCCACAATCCGTGCCCCCGGCCTTGATGCCGGGGCAAGCGCAGCACTATCAGCACATTGCCAAGGATCACCTGCATCAGGTCTTCACCTGTGATGCGCCCCGTGAAGCGCTGGAGTTTCTCTGCACCTGGCTTAACGCGTCGGCACCCGGCGGATTGCTGTCCGAACTGAAAGCGCGACACCTGGCGAGCGCACTGCAGGCGTCGGTGCTGTATCACTTCGCCGGGCAAACAGTGCTGGATATCGACATTACGCTCAGTGGTCCCGCTGAATCAGCCACACAAGTCGAGGCGTTGCTGTACGACTGGCTGAGCTTTTTCGCACACAGCGACTGGGCTGCGTTGCGCGAAGAGTTTGCTCTGCTGGCCGCTCGCCAACAGCAAACCCAAGGCGCCCTGGCATTGGCCCGAAATGACCGCCAAGACCTGTCGGAACAGGATGTCGTCGCCCTCAAGGCCCTGCTTGAATCGCTGCGCTTGCCACCCTCCGAACACCCATGGCAACTGCCGCCGAACAACCCCTTCCTGCGCCCGCCGGTCAAGGAAGAACGCGCCGGCCTGATTCGCGGCCAGACCAGCGCCCACCGAGGCTTGCGCACGTTTGCCCAGGATCGCTCCAGAGGGCGTCGTGATGCATCGGCACTGGCCTTCAGCCAGGCATTGCCGGACGACGGCGATGAAGGTGCGCTGTATCTGCAATGGCAGTCAGCCCCCACAGGCCAGGAAAGCGCGTTGCAGTCGTTACGCGAAAATGCCCGCCAGGCGGGTGTCGAAGTTTCATTCGACGATCTGGGCAGCCATAGGCTGGTGAAACTGGTCGGGCTTCAGGAACCGATCCCCGCAATCCTGGAAGTGCTGGCGCAATGCCTGAGCGATCCGCAGGAGGCTCAAGCCGCCTCGCCGCCCATGATCGCCATCCGCGAATTGCTCAAGTCGCTGCCCGCTTGCTGCGCTGCCACCCCCTGCGAACCGGCCTCATGGGCTACCGCGCGCTGGCAAGGGCTAGGGCTGGGTTTCTCCGCCGCCCTTGAAGCCGCGATCAAAACCGCTGCGGCCCGCCTGCCGGGGCAACCCGCTAGCCTCAATCACGTCGCGCCATCCCTAGGCGGCCAACGCATCTGGCATGCGGTGCAAACCGACTCAACCGAAGCCGCCCTGCTGCTGTTTTGCCCGGCACCCAGCCAGTCCCTGGCGGACGAAGCCGCCTGGCGACTGCTCTGCCATCTGCTCCAGGCGCCCTTCTACCAGCGCCTGCGGGTAGAACTGCAAATCGGCTACGCCGTGTTCTGCGGCATCCGGCAGATAAACGGCCAGACCGGCCTGCTGTTCGGCGTGCAATCCCCCAGCCTATCCCTGGAAGGCATCGCCGATCACCTGCAGACCTTCCTGCAGCAACTGCCGGCGCTGATCGATAGCCGCGACGACCTGGACAACCAGACCTTGGCCGAGCAGTTCAGCACACAAGCGCTGCCCAACGCCCAAGCCGCCGAACTGCTGTGGCACGCCCACCTGGCGGGCCATCCGTCAGAGTACCTGGCTCAACTTCAAACCCAGATCAGAACCTGTACCCGCGCAGAATTGCAGCGTGCCGCCGAGCAGTTGAACGACGCCGCAGGCGGCTGGCGCTGCATCGGCAACGGCCCGCGCATCTCGACTACGTGGCAAGCGGCAGGGTGA
- the pqqA gene encoding pyrroloquinoline quinone precursor peptide PqqA: protein MTWSKPAYTDLRIGFEVTMYFASR from the coding sequence ATGACCTGGTCCAAACCTGCTTACACTGATCTGCGCATCGGTTTCGAAGTCACCATGTACTTCGCCAGCCGTTAA